The following proteins are co-located in the Solanum pennellii chromosome 1, SPENNV200 genome:
- the LOC107032260 gene encoding probable S-adenosylmethionine-dependent methyltransferase At5g38100 — protein sequence MTTSFPMNDGNSAYSYFNNSQRQKEIIDASKEMVREAIIGRLDVEVMLSSSKLFRIIELGCSIGPNTFHAMQHVVDVVKEKYNNINLEFQVFFSDHIDNDFNTLFRSLPMDRSYYASGVPGSFHGRLFPSRSIHFAHASTSIHWLSRVPKELLDEKSPSWNKGLIHYGTSNSEVVKAYVAQFEKDMEIFFNARAEEIVQGGIMVFISPFSSYIRLVEFFGSSLMDLVNEGKLDESLVDSFNLPMYFPSPQDMTKVVEKNGCFSIEKMELTHPKSKLVDDFDAKTFIINLRAVLEGLLINHFGSKIAEEVCERTLLKAEEISTWMKANGGKPCQLFVALKRK from the exons ATGACAACATCTTTCCCCATGAATGATGGTAATAGTGCTTATAGCTACTTCAATAACTCCCAACGACAg aaaGAAATTATAGATGCTTCAAAGGAGATGGTGAGAGAGGCAATTATTGGAAgacttgatgttgaagttatgttatcttcttcaaaattatttCGTATTATAGAGTTGGGATGTTCAATTGGACCAAATACTTTCCATGCAATGCAACATGTTGTAGATGTTGTAAAGGaaaaatacaacaatattaaCCTTGAATTCCAAGTATTTTTTAGTGATCATATCGATAACGATTTCAACACTCTTTTTCGATCACTACCTATGGATCGATCCTACTATGCATCTGGAGTTCCAGGATCTTTTCATGGTAGATTATTTCCATCGCGATCCATACATTTTGCACATGCTTCTACTTCTATACATTGGTTATCTAGGGTTCCAAAAGAATTGTTAGATGAGAAATCTCCATCATGGAATAAGGGATTAATTCACTATGGTACATCAAATAGTGAAGTAGTGAAAGCTTATGTTGCTCAATTTGAAAAGGACATGGAGATTTTCTTTAATGCAAGAGCTGAGGAGATTGTCCAAGGAGGAATAATGGTGTTTATTTCACCATTTTCAAGTTATATACGTCTCGTGGAATTTTTCGGTTCTAGTCTTATGGATTTGGTAAATGAG GGAAAGCTAGATGAATCTCTTGTAGACTCATTCAATTTGCCAATGTATTTTCCCTCTCCTCAAGACATGACTAAAGTAGTGGAGAAAAATGGATGTTTTAGCATAGAGAAAATGGAGTTGACACATCCTAAATCAAAGCTTGTGGATGATTTTGATGCAAAGACTTTTATAATAAACCTAAGAGCTGTTTTAGAAGGGCTTCTCATCAATCATTTTGGGAGTAAAATAGCAGAAGAAGTTTGTGAAAGAACTCTTCTTAAAGCTGAAGAGATTTCAACATGGATGAAAGCTAATGGTGGAAAACCATGCCAATTATTTGTTGCTTTAAAGCGtaaatga
- the LOC107027840 gene encoding probable S-adenosylmethionine-dependent methyltransferase At5g37990, translating into MTTSFPMNTGDGLYSYSKNSNLQKEIIDGTKEMVRDAIIRNLDIKNILSSSNTLRITELGCSIGPNTFSSMQHVVQALKDKHKVINSTNNIPEFQVFFNDHVNNDFNTLFRSLPIDRSYYACGVPGSFHGRLFPSRSIHFAHSSCAIHWLSKCPKELLHEKSLAWNKGLIHYVGASNVVVNAYVAQFEKDMEMFFNARAEEIVQGGMMVILSPFTCYTRLMGFFGSSLMDLVNEGKLDESLVDSFNLPMYFPSPQDMTKVVEKNGCFSIEKMELRYPKSKILDEVDAKTLMLTVRACLEGVLINYFGSKIAKEACDRTILKSEDISAWMKVNYEKPSTLFVVLKRK; encoded by the exons ATGACAACATCTTTTCCTATGAATACTGGTGATGGTCTTTATAGCTACTCCAAAAACTCCAATTTGCAG AAAGAAATAATAGATGGTACAAAGGAGATGGTGAGAGATGCAATTATTCGAAATCTTGACATCAAGAACATTTTATCTTCTTCAAACACATTACGTATTACAGAGTTGGGATGTTCAATTGGACCAAACACTTTTAGTTCTATGCAACATGTTGTACAAGCTCTAAAGGACAAACACAAAGTCATAAATTCCACCAATAATATTCCTGAATTCCAAGTATTTTTCAATGATCATGTAAACAATGATTTCAACACCCTCTTTCGATCACTACCTATTGATCGATCCTACTATGCATGTGGAGTTCCAGGATCTTTTCATGGTAGATTATTTCCATCGCGATCCATACATTTTGCACATTCTTCTTGTGCTATACATTGGTTATCTAAGTGTCCAAAAGAATTATTACATGAAAAATCCCTAGCATGGAATAAGGGATTGATTCACTATGTTGGTGCATCAAATGTTGTAGTGAATGCTTATGTTGCTCAATTTGAAAAGGACATGGAAATGTTCTTCAATGCAAGAGCTGAGGAAATTGTCCAAGGAGGAATGATGGTGATTCTTTCACCATTTACATGTTATACACGTCTCATGGGATTTTTCGGTTCTAGTCTTATGGATTTGGTGAATGAG GGAAAACTAGATGAATCTCTAGTTGATTCATTCAATTTGCCAATGTATTTTCCTTCTCCTCAAGACATGACTAAAGTTGTGGAGAAAAATGGTTGTTTTAGCATTGAGAAAATGGAGTTGAGATATCCCAAATCAAAGATCTTAGATGAAGTTGATGCAAAGACTTTAATGTTAACCGTAAGAGCTTGTTTAGAAGGAGTTCTAATCAATTATTTTGGAAGTAAAATAGCAAAAGAAGCTTGTGATAGAACAATTCTCAAAAGTGAAGATATCTCAGCATGGATGAAAGTTAATTATGAAAAACCAAGTACATTATTTGTCGTTCTAAAGCGTAAATAA
- the LOC107012975 gene encoding histone-lysine N-methyltransferase setd3, with protein MSSKMMLMANSLTHVRPLTCAATAAAAVYPSRLVAQPPDLIKWVKTEGGFVHKSIKIAQGDSFGLGLVASEDIPKGSDLIALPQHIPLKFDGSSSESENSHSALIKLAQHVPEELWAMKLGLKLLQERARKGSFWWPYISNLPETYSVPIFFPGEDIKNLQYAPLLYQVNKRCRFLLEFEKILKHELENLKPDDHSFSGQDVDSSALGWAMSAVSSRAFRLYGGKCPDGTRSNVPMMLPLIDMCNHSFDPNAEIVQEEANTNRNMLVKVVAGREIKQNDPLLLNYGCLSSDLFLLDYGFVIPSNPYDCIELKYDAALLDAASMAAGVSSPNFSSPSPWQQQILSHLNLDGPNSDLKVTLGGGELVEGRLLAALRVVLSNDEEAVKQHDLETLKSLTVEAPLGISTEVSALRTVVALCVIALGHFPTKIMEDESLLKQNVSPTTELALQFRIQKKSLIVDVMRDLSKRVKLLLAK; from the exons ATGTCAAGCAAAATGATGCTAATGGCTAACTCCTTAACACACGTCCGGCCTCTCACTTGCGCCGCCACTGCCGCCGCCGCCGTTTACCCATCACGGCTAGTGGCACAACCACCGGACCTAATCAAATGGGTGAAAACTGAAGGTGGGTTTGTTCACAAATCCATTAAAATAGCACAAGGTGATTCCTTTGGCCTTGGATTAGTTGCTTCTGAAGATATCCCAAAAGGGTCTGATCTTATTGCCTTACCTCAACATATTCCCCTCAAATTTGATGGGTCTTCTTCAGAATCAGAAAATTCCCATTCTGCTTTGATTAAATTAGCTCAGCATGTTCCTG AGGAGCTGTGGGCTATGAAATTGGGTTTGAAGCTTCTGCAAGAGAGAGCGAGGAAAGGTTCGTTCTGGTGGCCATACATCAGCAATCTCCCAGAGACTTACTCAGTGCCGATTTTCTTCCCTGGAGAGGATATAAAGAACTTGCAGTATGCCCCTCTTCTATATCAG GTGAACAAAAGATGCCGGTTTCTACTGGAATTTGAGAAAATTCTGAAGCATGAACTTGAGAATCTTAAACCTGATGATCATTCTTTTAGTGGCCAAGATGTGGATTCATCTGCTCTAGGATGGGCTATGTCAGCTGTTTCATCTCGAGCATTCCGGTTGTATGGCGGTAAATGTCCTGATGGCACCCGCAGTAATGTTCCTATGATGCTTCCACTTATTGATATGTGCAACCACAGCTTTGATCCAAATGCTGAAATTGTACAGGAAGAAGCAAACACCAACCGAAATATGCTTGTAAAG GTGGTTGCAGGAAGGGAGATAAAGCAAAATGATCCGTTGCTTCTCAACTACGGCTGTTTAAGTAGTGATCTTTTTCTTCTGGACTATGGATTCGTCATTCCATCAAACCCCTACGACTGCATCGAACTTAAATATGATGCTGCTCTTCTTGATGCTGCCAGTATGGCTGCAGGGGTTTCATCCCCAAACTTCTCCTCGCCATCCCCATGGCAGCAGCAGATTTTATCGCATTTAAATCTAGACGGACCAAACTCTGATCTGAAG GTGACACTAGGAGGTGGAGAGCTAGTAGAGGGCCGATTATTAGCAGCCTTGAGAGTTGTCCTATCAAACGATGAAGAAGCAGTGAAGCAGCACGACTTGGAGACGCTCAAATCATTGACAGTCGAAGCCCCTCTGGGAATATCAACTGAAGTATCAGCTCTTCGCACCGTTGTGGCTTTGTGTGTTATTGCTCTCGGACACTTCCCAACGAAAATCATGGAGGACGAGTCGTTGCTGAAGCAAAATGTTTCACCTACTACTGAGTTGGCTCTCCAGTTCAGAATACAAAAGAAGTCCCTCATTGTGGATGTTATGAGGGATCTTAGCAAGAGGGTAAAGTTACTCCTTGCCAAGTAG
- the LOC107028473 gene encoding probable calcium-binding protein CML25 yields MGLIKSLFNRKKKNDPTPANSPPVNTPVMIEEELQQVFNKFDINGDGKISFSELGFIMASLGTAVTEEESIEMINEVDGDGDGFIDLREFIELNTKNIDSDEVMENLKNAFSVFDVDKNGSISAEELQKVMKSIGEECSLDECRKMIGGVDCDGDGMIDFEEFKVMMIGKRK; encoded by the coding sequence ATGGGATTAATTAAATCTCTTTTCAAtcggaagaaaaaaaatgacccAACGCCGGCGAATTCCCCACCGGTGAACACTCCGGTCATGATTGAAGAGGAGCTACAACAAGTATTCAACAAATTCGACATCAACGGCGACGGAAAAATCTCGTTTTCGGAACTGGGTTTCATCATGGCAAGTTTAGGAACCGCTGTAACAGAGGAAGAATCGATTGAAATGATTAACGAAGTCGATGGGGACGGAGATGGATTCATCGATTTGCGTGAATTTATCGAGCTTAACACGAAGAACATCGATTCCGATGAAGTTATGGAGAATTTGAAGAATGCTTTTTCTGTATTTGATGTGGATAAAAATGGATCGATCTCTGCTGAAGAGTTGCAGAAAGTCATGAAGAGTATTGGGGAAGAATGCTCGCTGGATGAGTGCCGGAAAATGATCGGTGGCGTTGATTGTGACGGCGACGGGATGATTGATTTTGAGGAATTTAAAGTTATGATGAtcggaaaaagaaaataa